Below is a genomic region from Desulfobacter sp..
GGGGTTTTTTCCAGTGGGCGTAGATCTTTTTGCCCCGGATCCATTCAATTATTTTTTTGGCAGCCAGGGGAAAAATCCCAAGCAGAGCAAAGGACAAAATCAGGCCAGGCGATAAAATACCGGCCAAAGAATCTATCCTGCCCAGCATGGTGCCGGCATTGACATAGACAATGGTGCCGGGCAGCATCCCGACCTGGGAGACCAGATAAAAAATCCGGACGGGAATGGCGGTAAGCCCCATGACCAAATTGATGACAAAAAAAGGAAACGCCGGGACCAGGCGGAGGGTAAACAGATAAAATCCCCCTTCCTTTGCAATGCCCTGGTTAATGGCCGCAAGCTTGGATGAAAATTTAGTCTGAACCCAGTCTTTGAACATATATCTGGACAATAAAAAAGCCAGGGTCGCGCCGATGCTTGAGGCAAAGGAAACCGCAATCACTCCTGTAAACAGGCCGAATACAGCCCCCCCGGCAAGCCCCATCACCGTTGCCCCGGGCAAAGAAAGTCCTGTGATCAATATATAGACAACCATGTAAAGGGCAATGCTCACCTTTTTGTTGCCCTGGTAAAATTCTCTTAAATCATCCAGACGGTTTTTTAAAAAGGGAAAAGAAAAATAATGGTCCAAATCAAACAAAAAAAACAAAAGAATGAAAATCAGAATGCCCAACATCAAGAGCCATTTTGTTTTAATATATTTTTTCATTCTTCGTCTCTTTTGTTTAAAGATTCTGCTCTATGGCCTGGAACCTGCGGATAAACCGCCGGTCAATATAATCCTTGGCCCAAAAGGCGATCCGCCCCCCGAAAATCAGGCGATTCTTTTTAAGCACCCCTTGTCCGCCGCCAACATTAAAAATCAAAAGATAATCCGGCCCCGGATCAAAGGGCTCTAAAAAAGACCCATCCAGGGCAGCCATGAGATTGTGCAAAAGAACAGGATTTTGCCTGACCGCATAGACCCCGACCTTGTCCAAAGGCTGGGGCTTATGATAGATGCAGTCACCGCCTCCAAAAATTTGGGGATATTCAGGACTCTGGAGAAACCGGTTGACTAAAAGGCCCTTGTCAGGTCCCGTGGGAAGGCCTGAGGCCTCAAATATGGTGGAGGGAACCACTCCCAGGGCCATAAAGGTGAAATCCGTTTTAAATGATTCTTTGGAAGACAGGACAATTTGATCTTGGCTCACCTGGTCCACATACCCGGTTTCCAAAATTTCAATCCCCCGCCGGACCAGGATGGCCCTCACCCTGCCCCTGACCTTGGACGGAAACCTAGTCATGAATCCCTTACCGGCAAAAATTCTTATCCTGGGCTGATGGGCCTTGATTTTCTGCCCCAGCTGCCAGACATTTCCCGCCACCTCAGCCGATGAGGGGCCACCCCCCACAACAGAAACAACAACCTTTTTCTCCTTGAACAGCGCAACAAGCTTTTGGGAGGCCTCCATGAGTTTTTCAATGGGCTTTACCGGATAAACATTTTCAAACCCATCCCCGGCTGCACCCATGGGGACATAGGACCCTACGTTAAACGAGAGAACATCATATTCAAAATCATTGCCGGACTGAGTAAATACCTGTTTCAGCTCAGGATCTATTTTCACCACCCTGTCCCGGATAAAAACCCCGCCCTGGGAGGTGACCACCCGTTGGGTGGCAAACCTGATATCTTC
It encodes:
- a CDS encoding FAD-dependent oxidoreductase — its product is MRKHLVLVGGGHAHMMTLESISTFTNKGYKVTVIAPSAYHYYSGMGPGMLGTTYTPEDIRFATQRVVTSQGGVFIRDRVVKIDPELKQVFTQSGNDFEYDVLSFNVGSYVPMGAAGDGFENVYPVKPIEKLMEASQKLVALFKEKKVVVSVVGGGPSSAEVAGNVWQLGQKIKAHQPRIRIFAGKGFMTRFPSKVRGRVRAILVRRGIEILETGYVDQVSQDQIVLSSKESFKTDFTFMALGVVPSTIFEASGLPTGPDKGLLVNRFLQSPEYPQIFGGGDCIYHKPQPLDKVGVYAVRQNPVLLHNLMAALDGSFLEPFDPGPDYLLIFNVGGGQGVLKKNRLIFGGRIAFWAKDYIDRRFIRRFQAIEQNL